CGGCGGCGCGGGCGCTGGCGCGGCTCTTGGCGGCGGCCGTCGACCGTTCCATGAAGTCGCTGGAGCTGCTGGATATAATCAGACACGATGCGGAGGGGAGTGCGAACCATGGCGGATGAGCTGGAGCGCGCCGGAGAGGCCGCCGGCGTCCCCGACGAGCGGGAGCTCCTGCGGCGCATCGACCTGCTGCGCGAGCGGACCGGCATCTCCTACCGCCGTGCCCGGGAGGTGCTGGAGGCCACCGGCGGCGACGTCATCGAGGCGCTGGTGGAGCTGGAGAGCTCCGAGCCGCGCTGGCGCGAACGTGTTGGCGAGGCGGCCTCCGAGCTGGCGGGCCGCCTCCGCGAGCTGGTGCGCCAGGGGAACGCGACCCACGTCCGCCTGCGCCAGGGGGAGCGGACGCTCTTCTCGATGCCGGTCACCGCCGGCGCCCTGGGGGCGCTCCTCTGGCCCGCAGCCGCTGGCTACCTGGCGGCGGCCGGCATGGTCGCCAAGGCGGCCGGCCTGGTGGAGATCGAGATCGA
This Bacillota bacterium DNA region includes the following protein-coding sequences:
- a CDS encoding DUF4342 domain-containing protein, whose protein sequence is MADELERAGEAAGVPDERELLRRIDLLRERTGISYRRAREVLEATGGDVIEALVELESSEPRWRERVGEAASELAGRLRELVRQGNATHVRLRQGERTLFSMPVTAGALGALLWPAAAGYLAAAGMVAKAAGLVEIEIERREPAEP